A stretch of Gorilla gorilla gorilla isolate KB3781 chromosome 9, NHGRI_mGorGor1-v2.1_pri, whole genome shotgun sequence DNA encodes these proteins:
- the LOC101151489 gene encoding olfactory receptor 5AP2 — MMRLMKEVRGRNQTEVTEFLLLGLSDNPDLQGVLFALFLLIYMATMVGNLGMIVLIKIDLCLHTPMYFFLSSLSFVDASYSSSVTPKMLVNLMAENKAISFHGCAAQFYFFGSFLGTECFLLAMMAYDRYAAIWNSLLYPVLMSGRICFLLIATSFLAGCGNAAIHTGMTFRLSFCGSNRINHFYCDTPPLLKLSCSDTHVNGIVIMAFSSFIVISCVMIVLISYLCIFIAVLKMPLLEGRHKAFSTCASHLMAVTIFFGTILFMYLCPTSSYSMEQDKVVSVFYTLIIPMLNPLIYSLKNNDVKKALKKILRKHIL, encoded by the coding sequence ATGATGAGACTTATGAAAGAGGTTCGAGGCAGAAATCAAACAGAAGTAACAGAATTTCTCCTCTTAGGACTTTCCGACAATCCAGATCTACAAGGAGTCCTCTTTGCATTGTTTCTGTTAATCTATATGGCAACCATGGTGGGCAATTTGGGGATGATTGTATTGATTAAGATTGATCTCTGTCTTCACACCCCCATGTATTTCTTTCTCAGTAGCCTCTCTTTTGTAGATGCCTCTTACTCTTCTTCTGTCACTCCCAAGATGCTGGTGAACCTCATGGCTGAGAATAAGGCCATTTCTTTTCATGGATGTGCTGCCCAGTTCTACTTCTTTGGCTCCTTCCTGGGGACTGAGTGCTTCCTGTTGGCCATGATGGCATATGACCGCTATGCAGCCATTTGGAACTCCCTGCTCTACCCAGTTCTCATGTCTGGGAGAATTTGCTTTTTGCTAATAGCTACCTCCTTCTTAGCAGGTTGTGGAAATGCAGCCATACATACAGGGATGACTTTTAGATTGTCCTTTTGTGGTTCTAATAGGATCAACCATTTCTACTGTGACACCCCGCCACTGCTCAAACTCTCTTGCTCTGATACCCACGTCAATGGCATTGTGATCATGGCGTTCTCAAGTTTTATTGTCATCAGCTGTGTTATGATTGTCCTCATTTCCTACCTGTGTATCTTCATTGCCGTCTTGAAGATGCCTTTGTTAGAGGGTAGGCACAAAGCCTTCTCCACCTGTGCCTCTCACCTCATGGCTGTCACCATATTCTTTGGAACAATCCTCTTCATGTACTTGTGCCCTACATCTAGCTACTCAATGGAGCAAGACAAGGTTGTCTCTGTCTTTTATACATTAATAATCCCTATGCTAAATCCCCTCatctatagtttaaaaaataatgatgtaaAAAAGGCCCTAAAGAAGATCTTACGGAAACACATCTTGTAG